A single Tissierella sp. DNA region contains:
- a CDS encoding MATE family efflux transporter yields MEKSLIEKDTKKNYIFSRKNLIYLILPLIVEQLLAVAVGMADTVMVASVGERAVSAVSLVDSINILLINIFGALATGGAVVAGQYIGRNESKKASEAGEQLIVFVTLISLVIMALMYAARSFILNVVFGSIEPLVAEYANTYMMIVFASIPFIAIYNSGAALFRAMGNSQITMKTSLIMNTINVVGNAILIYGFRMGVEGVAIPTLLSRAVAAIIIVLLLRDKNLTIHISKPFKYKFNRKMVKNILQIGVPNGIENSMFQLGKILLLSVVSGFGTAAITANAVAGTVTGFQFLPAAAIGLGLVTVVSQCVGAGDYDQARYYTKVLLKYAYIALAIVNGIIILSSSFILKVYNLSPDTAALARKIIIFYGINACIAWPVGFTLANTLRAAKDVRYAMIVSVGSMWITRIGLGILFARYLDFGMFGVWMAMICDWYVRAGFFIHRYRGNKWEKKAV; encoded by the coding sequence GTCATTAATAGAAAAGGACACAAAGAAAAACTATATTTTTTCTAGGAAAAACCTAATTTATCTAATCTTGCCCCTTATAGTTGAGCAGCTGCTGGCAGTAGCCGTTGGTATGGCAGACACCGTAATGGTTGCCAGTGTTGGGGAAAGGGCAGTATCAGCAGTATCATTAGTGGATTCAATAAATATTTTGCTCATAAACATATTTGGAGCATTGGCAACAGGTGGAGCAGTGGTTGCAGGCCAATATATAGGAAGAAATGAAAGTAAAAAGGCCTCGGAGGCAGGGGAGCAGCTCATAGTATTTGTAACACTTATTTCCCTAGTTATAATGGCATTGATGTATGCTGCTAGAAGCTTTATATTAAATGTAGTATTTGGATCAATAGAGCCACTGGTAGCAGAGTATGCCAATACCTATATGATGATTGTATTTGCAAGTATTCCTTTTATAGCAATATATAATAGTGGAGCTGCATTATTTAGGGCTATGGGAAATTCTCAAATAACTATGAAAACCTCTTTGATTATGAATACCATCAATGTTGTGGGTAATGCAATATTAATATATGGATTTCGAATGGGGGTTGAAGGGGTTGCTATTCCAACCCTTTTATCTAGAGCAGTTGCTGCAATAATCATTGTTTTATTACTTAGGGATAAAAACCTTACTATTCATATAAGTAAGCCCTTCAAATACAAATTTAATAGAAAAATGGTTAAAAATATTCTTCAAATAGGAGTACCGAATGGTATAGAAAATAGCATGTTTCAGCTAGGCAAGATATTATTATTAAGTGTAGTATCAGGATTTGGAACAGCTGCTATTACTGCAAATGCAGTTGCAGGTACGGTTACAGGATTTCAATTTCTACCTGCTGCAGCCATAGGATTAGGTCTGGTTACTGTAGTTAGCCAGTGTGTTGGAGCTGGAGATTATGACCAAGCCAGATATTATACCAAAGTCCTTCTTAAATATGCTTATATTGCTTTAGCTATTGTAAATGGAATTATAATACTATCATCATCATTTATACTGAAGGTATACAATCTATCGCCAGATACGGCAGCACTTGCTAGAAAGATAATAATATTTTATGGAATAAATGCTTGCATAGCATGGCCAGTAGGATTTACCCTTGCGAATACCTTAAGGGCTGCAAAGGATGTACGATATGCAATGATAGTAAGTGTAGGCTCCATGTGGATTACAAGGATTGGACTAGGCATATTGTTTGCTAGAT